One stretch of Alcaligenes faecalis DNA includes these proteins:
- a CDS encoding phage tail tip lysozyme, with amino-acid sequence MAWEKLAPLAISRLSSDLNLSPEQAAGIVGQLGYESDGLQAINERKPVVPGSRGGFGWAQWTGPRRKQFEAWAQENKTDVTDPEANYQFLIHELTNTPESKVLDGLRKTQDAQAAGRIFTDQFLRPGAPAYDQRQSWTERALSMIIPSAQAGTLPPGLQGSSAQKTVNTGAAPLSERIEKARAAGFNDEEILQRIQANSGMQQRIQKAREAGFSDEEIFGRMGLQITQSQQAPQQPEPSFAERAGSAIMDIPRQVGLTARYGLEGLGQAAGVVTEPLRQGLNVGLRAVGLPEAASTAQVASSAADALGLPEPQDANERVVGDVTRLMAGAGGVAGTAHALSGGAAGLTQAAMARAGDTASKFVGTQAARGAIGSGRALASSLAASPGQQIASAAGAGAAGGSVREAGGSPLAQAGAALAGGLAAPMLASGVQSAVHSVQNRFSDVDQRIRQTLAQAGTNFDELPARVQQQLRDEASQALRSGGELNPAAMQRLADFRRVEGATPTRGMLSQDAGQITREQNLAKIQANSTAVGGRNLSQIQNENNAALVRALDQAGAAGADDAMTAGQRAIESLQRRLGGQQARVNDLYGLARDSAGRSFPLDGRAFADRAIQALDDNLAGGFLPAEIRTQINRISAGEVPFTVDYAEQLKSIMATTQRNSSDGNIRRALGLVREALDDAPVIPLGQQTAAAGARAVKPGNLPATQGVELGEQAVGAFNQARSANRSMMRQIERTPALRDLYDGKIAPDNFLQKYVISPSVPARNVNRLSRLLAADPTARDSVRGALVSHLKDKALSGMPDDIGAAKFSAANYTRELQKIGRNKLAAFFDPQEVNQLEAISRVGRLMSNQPVGSAVNNSNTAATLVGRTLDALGTAGRGLRILGIGDQIGAIQGGLRQRAAQRVSPALLDTITVRPNRLLQMTTTGSLLAAPGVPGSE; translated from the coding sequence ATGGCTTGGGAAAAACTTGCGCCATTGGCGATCAGCCGCCTTTCAAGTGATTTGAATTTGTCGCCAGAGCAAGCTGCGGGCATTGTTGGTCAGCTTGGTTATGAATCTGACGGACTGCAGGCCATCAATGAGCGTAAGCCCGTTGTTCCCGGCAGCCGCGGAGGGTTCGGATGGGCGCAGTGGACAGGCCCGAGGCGAAAGCAGTTTGAAGCTTGGGCTCAGGAAAACAAAACTGACGTCACCGACCCCGAGGCAAATTATCAGTTCTTGATACACGAGCTGACCAATACGCCAGAGTCGAAGGTACTTGATGGTTTACGGAAAACTCAAGATGCCCAGGCTGCTGGTCGCATTTTTACTGATCAGTTTTTACGCCCAGGCGCGCCAGCATACGATCAGCGGCAGTCATGGACTGAGAGGGCTTTGAGCATGATCATTCCATCAGCGCAGGCGGGAACACTGCCGCCTGGTTTGCAGGGTTCCAGTGCGCAGAAGACAGTCAATACTGGTGCGGCACCGTTGAGTGAGCGGATCGAGAAAGCGCGTGCAGCTGGGTTTAATGACGAAGAAATCTTGCAGCGCATTCAAGCCAATTCTGGCATGCAACAACGGATTCAAAAAGCCCGAGAGGCTGGATTCTCGGATGAAGAGATTTTCGGTCGTATGGGTTTGCAGATTACTCAGTCGCAACAGGCGCCGCAGCAACCAGAACCGTCTTTTGCAGAGCGTGCCGGTTCCGCCATCATGGATATCCCGCGTCAAGTCGGCTTGACTGCTCGGTATGGGCTTGAAGGGCTTGGCCAAGCTGCTGGAGTCGTTACTGAGCCTCTTCGCCAGGGTCTTAATGTAGGTCTCCGAGCAGTTGGCCTGCCTGAAGCCGCAAGTACAGCCCAAGTCGCGTCCTCTGCGGCCGATGCCCTTGGTCTGCCAGAGCCACAGGATGCGAACGAGCGAGTGGTCGGTGACGTTACGCGGCTTATGGCCGGGGCTGGTGGTGTTGCGGGAACCGCTCATGCCCTTAGCGGAGGTGCGGCGGGACTTACTCAGGCTGCAATGGCGCGAGCGGGGGATACAGCATCTAAATTCGTTGGTACTCAGGCAGCGCGAGGCGCAATCGGATCTGGTCGGGCATTAGCCAGTTCGCTCGCAGCCAGCCCAGGGCAACAAATTGCCTCTGCGGCTGGAGCGGGCGCAGCTGGTGGCTCAGTACGGGAAGCGGGCGGTTCGCCTTTGGCGCAGGCGGGCGCTGCTCTCGCTGGCGGCCTGGCCGCGCCGATGCTCGCCTCTGGAGTGCAATCTGCTGTGCATAGTGTCCAGAATCGGTTTTCGGATGTTGACCAGCGTATCCGCCAAACTCTCGCCCAAGCTGGCACGAACTTTGACGAACTTCCGGCCCGTGTTCAGCAACAACTACGCGATGAGGCGTCGCAGGCATTGCGCTCCGGTGGTGAACTGAATCCAGCGGCAATGCAGCGTCTTGCAGATTTTCGACGTGTTGAGGGGGCAACTCCGACTCGCGGCATGCTATCTCAGGATGCTGGCCAGATCACACGAGAGCAAAACCTCGCCAAGATTCAGGCCAACTCTACCGCAGTAGGTGGGCGCAACCTGTCTCAGATCCAAAACGAGAATAACGCGGCTTTAGTGCGCGCTTTGGACCAGGCTGGTGCTGCTGGTGCAGATGACGCCATGACTGCAGGGCAGCGGGCTATCGAATCGCTGCAGCGTCGTCTTGGCGGACAGCAGGCGCGGGTCAATGATCTATATGGGTTGGCGCGTGACAGCGCAGGCCGCAGCTTCCCGTTGGATGGCAGGGCTTTTGCTGATCGAGCAATCCAGGCCCTGGATGACAATCTTGCCGGAGGATTTTTGCCTGCTGAGATTCGGACACAAATCAACCGCATCAGCGCTGGTGAGGTGCCATTTACAGTGGATTATGCGGAGCAACTGAAGTCGATTATGGCAACGACCCAGCGCAATAGCTCAGATGGAAACATCCGCCGGGCGCTTGGATTGGTGCGAGAGGCGTTGGACGATGCACCCGTTATTCCGCTCGGCCAACAGACGGCTGCTGCTGGAGCCCGGGCGGTGAAACCAGGGAATCTTCCGGCGACTCAAGGGGTAGAGCTGGGAGAGCAGGCTGTGGGAGCTTTTAACCAGGCACGGTCCGCAAACCGCTCTATGATGCGGCAAATTGAGCGGACTCCCGCTCTACGCGACTTATACGATGGGAAGATAGCACCGGATAATTTTCTGCAGAAGTACGTCATCAGCCCCTCTGTGCCAGCACGCAATGTTAACCGCCTGTCGCGCTTGCTGGCTGCAGATCCAACTGCTCGTGATTCAGTCCGTGGCGCTCTTGTCAGTCACCTGAAAGACAAGGCGTTGTCGGGTATGCCCGACGATATTGGGGCGGCAAAGTTCAGCGCTGCCAATTACACAAGGGAGCTGCAGAAGATTGGGCGCAATAAGCTGGCTGCATTCTTCGATCCGCAAGAGGTGAACCAGCTAGAAGCCATATCCCGAGTCGGAAGGTTGATGTCAAACCAGCCCGTTGGGAGTGCTGTCAACAACAGTAACACTGCCGCTACGCTGGTCGGACGCACTTTGGATGCGCTTGGTACGGCGGGGAGGGGGTTGCGAATATTGGGTATTGGCGATCAGATCGGAGCTATCCAAGGAGGGCTACGCCAAAGAGCAGCGCAGCGAGTTTCTCCTGCACTGTTGGACACCATTACTGTTCGCCCGAACCGCCTTCTGCAAATGACTACTACAGGGTCACTTCTTGCCGCGCCAGGAGTTCCAGGCAGCGAGTAG
- a CDS encoding LexA family protein, translating to MDIYSIRRRNLQRLIEDRAHGNAADFARSIGRTRAQLAQYLSSTYNGGRSIGERVARAIEKEVGLEAHSLDQQGYGFGAKHGFDSNVQDAMMGERRIPLLNYVQAGVFRDPGQNFTFEEVEYLLTDLCLSERSFALQIKGDSMLPDFKEGDRIIVDCELTPRPGDYVVAKNSEEEATFKKYRLLCIDEGGQEIFELVPLNEDYPSIRSDQHAIEIIGTMVEHRKYYRRS from the coding sequence ATGGATATTTACTCGATTCGCCGCAGAAACCTGCAACGCCTGATTGAAGACCGCGCGCACGGCAACGCGGCTGACTTTGCGCGCTCTATTGGGCGCACACGGGCACAGCTGGCCCAGTACCTGTCATCCACCTACAACGGTGGGCGCAGCATTGGCGAACGAGTGGCGCGAGCGATAGAAAAAGAAGTGGGTCTGGAAGCGCATAGCCTGGATCAGCAAGGCTATGGTTTTGGAGCCAAGCACGGTTTTGATTCCAACGTGCAGGACGCCATGATGGGCGAGCGGCGCATCCCCCTGCTGAACTATGTGCAGGCCGGCGTGTTTCGGGACCCCGGTCAGAACTTCACCTTTGAAGAAGTGGAGTATCTGCTGACGGACCTGTGCCTGTCCGAGCGCTCCTTTGCCTTGCAGATCAAGGGCGACTCCATGTTGCCGGACTTCAAGGAAGGCGACCGGATTATTGTGGATTGCGAGCTCACGCCCCGCCCCGGTGATTATGTAGTCGCCAAGAACAGCGAAGAAGAAGCCACCTTCAAGAAATACCGTCTCTTGTGCATTGATGAAGGTGGGCAGGAAATCTTTGAGCTGGTGCCTCTGAACGAGGACTACCCTTCCATTCGCAGCGACCAGCATGCCATTGAGATCATCGGCACCATGGTGGAACACCGGAAATACTATCGGCGTTCGTAA
- a CDS encoding packaged DNA stabilization protein yields the protein MAAQRIRIPFVGPAYLTRSPNQSAQRLINWYVEATEQGGKTEYALYPTPGLRLGVKIGTGPVRGAVEVNGGHVYVVSGSEVFRVSPGFTTAKAGSIGTSRGQVGMAYNGDQVIIVDGQRGYIVDVAKNELKPITDVDFPSTVTWAQYLDRYFVVGGDGSGRFYISDIADGKNWVGTEYATAEGDPDPLIAGIVNHRELILMGTNSFEIWVNTGNTTFPIERTGNAFGETGCAAVATLCKMKGELLWLGKDRSGDGVVWRMDGYSPVRVSTHALEWEIRQYGRIDDAVAYTYQMGGSAWYVLHFPSADRTWVYNINGNYWHEWLAFDAATGLFHRHRSNCHFMLGRDHVVGDWETGELFVLDATIYTDNGKTIRRVRSTYAEDADLKRVFFSSLQIDLQAGVGLVAGQGSEPRMMLRWSNDGGHTWSNTRVATMGRLGQYGARCIWNRLGNGRARVWEISVTDPVNAVVLGAVMMGEAGES from the coding sequence ATGGCAGCGCAGCGCATTCGCATCCCATTCGTCGGCCCAGCCTACCTAACCCGCAGCCCCAATCAATCCGCCCAGCGTCTGATTAACTGGTACGTAGAGGCAACGGAGCAGGGCGGCAAGACTGAGTACGCGTTGTATCCGACGCCAGGCCTGCGCCTCGGTGTGAAGATCGGCACGGGACCGGTGCGCGGCGCTGTCGAAGTGAACGGCGGCCATGTGTACGTTGTGTCCGGCTCTGAAGTGTTTCGGGTTTCTCCTGGCTTCACCACAGCAAAGGCTGGAAGCATCGGCACAAGCCGCGGCCAAGTCGGAATGGCCTACAACGGCGACCAAGTGATCATCGTTGACGGTCAGCGAGGCTACATCGTGGATGTGGCCAAGAACGAGCTGAAACCCATCACGGATGTGGATTTCCCGAGCACGGTGACTTGGGCCCAGTACCTGGACCGCTATTTCGTGGTTGGCGGTGACGGCTCGGGCCGGTTTTATATCTCTGATATTGCTGATGGCAAGAACTGGGTAGGGACAGAATACGCCACCGCAGAGGGTGATCCTGATCCACTGATCGCAGGTATCGTGAATCACCGCGAGTTGATCCTGATGGGCACGAACTCATTTGAGATCTGGGTAAACACCGGCAACACCACATTCCCGATTGAGCGCACCGGCAACGCCTTTGGCGAGACAGGATGCGCCGCTGTGGCAACACTCTGCAAGATGAAGGGTGAGCTGTTGTGGCTAGGCAAGGATCGCTCAGGTGACGGCGTGGTGTGGCGCATGGACGGGTACAGCCCGGTCCGCGTCTCAACGCACGCGCTTGAGTGGGAGATTCGCCAGTACGGCCGCATCGATGACGCTGTGGCCTACACCTATCAGATGGGCGGTAGTGCCTGGTATGTCCTGCACTTCCCGTCTGCTGATCGCACTTGGGTCTACAACATCAACGGCAACTACTGGCATGAGTGGTTGGCTTTTGATGCTGCTACAGGTCTGTTCCACCGCCACCGCTCCAACTGCCACTTCATGCTCGGCCGCGATCATGTGGTCGGTGATTGGGAGACTGGAGAGCTGTTTGTTCTGGATGCCACTATCTACACAGACAACGGCAAGACAATCCGGCGCGTTCGGTCAACCTACGCCGAAGATGCAGACCTGAAGCGGGTCTTCTTCTCGTCGTTGCAGATTGACCTGCAAGCCGGAGTCGGGCTGGTAGCTGGGCAGGGCAGTGAGCCGCGGATGATGCTGCGCTGGTCGAATGATGGCGGGCACACCTGGAGCAACACGCGGGTGGCCACCATGGGCAGACTGGGCCAGTACGGTGCACGCTGTATCTGGAACCGGTTGGGTAATGGCCGGGCCAGAGTATGGGAAATATCCGTCACTGACCCGGTGAATGCTGTGGTGCTGGGCGCAGTAATGATGGGGGAGGCTGGCGAATCATGA
- a CDS encoding phage tail terminator-like protein, translating to MNFEQISKAIIDRMVALTGIAQERIEYPNAHAAFTPPDTGVWCRLLIKNTDSEMSGMGTKPYTRKSGEILIECFDRLGQGRQELDRLSDALDEHFSFWSEGALECLGLSQVDVAADDPKKRPQREEFYQINLTVPFRAG from the coding sequence ATGAACTTTGAACAGATCAGTAAAGCCATTATTGATCGAATGGTGGCATTGACCGGGATTGCTCAGGAGCGCATCGAGTACCCCAATGCCCACGCGGCCTTTACCCCGCCGGATACGGGTGTCTGGTGCCGTCTGCTGATCAAGAATACCGATTCGGAAATGTCGGGCATGGGGACAAAACCCTACACCCGCAAATCCGGCGAGATTCTGATCGAGTGCTTTGATCGTTTGGGTCAGGGCCGTCAGGAGCTGGATCGCCTGAGCGATGCCCTGGATGAACACTTTTCCTTCTGGTCTGAAGGAGCTTTGGAGTGCCTGGGCTTGAGCCAGGTCGATGTGGCAGCCGATGACCCCAAAAAACGGCCCCAACGCGAAGAGTTCTACCAGATCAACCTGACCGTCCCGTTCCGGGCCGGTTGA
- a CDS encoding DUF4043 family protein: MAETIATPGLTPQQWDDKFFREYVRSNRFKRYMGTSENSIIQLKEDLTRKKGDKVTFANVRKLRGPGVTGRSMLEGNEEELDSRSMAVQVDTVRNAVVVTDHDEQLSAIGLRDAGRSALKDWALDKMRNDIIDALRSINGVSYGTATEAQKDAWLTDNADRVLFGNARSNNAANDHSAALALISNTTGKLTAATVSLAKRMAQTADPAIRPVRLNEDEEWFVMFAHPLAFRDLSQDPVMQQANRDARPRAVMDNPIFTGGSLVWDGVIIREIPEIPSIAGVGDSGIDVATSFLCGAQAVGLAWASRLKSTTNVRDYGFRKGVGVQEMRGIEKLLFGKGNGDLDDLVQHGVVTVYTAGVADL; encoded by the coding sequence ATGGCTGAAACAATCGCAACCCCAGGCTTAACGCCTCAACAGTGGGATGACAAGTTCTTCCGCGAATATGTGCGCTCCAACCGTTTCAAGCGGTACATGGGCACCAGCGAAAACTCCATCATTCAACTCAAAGAAGACCTGACCCGCAAAAAAGGCGATAAGGTCACCTTCGCTAACGTCCGCAAGCTGCGCGGCCCAGGTGTAACTGGCCGCTCCATGCTGGAAGGCAACGAAGAAGAGCTGGATAGCCGCTCCATGGCAGTGCAGGTTGATACTGTGCGTAACGCTGTGGTGGTGACTGACCACGATGAGCAGCTTTCTGCGATTGGCCTGCGTGATGCTGGCCGCTCCGCTCTGAAAGACTGGGCTCTGGACAAGATGCGCAACGACATTATCGACGCCCTGCGATCGATTAATGGCGTGTCTTACGGCACCGCTACTGAGGCGCAGAAGGACGCATGGCTGACGGATAATGCCGACCGCGTTCTGTTTGGCAATGCCCGCAGCAACAACGCCGCCAATGATCACTCTGCCGCCCTGGCATTGATCAGCAACACCACTGGCAAGCTGACTGCCGCCACTGTCTCGCTGGCAAAGCGCATGGCCCAGACTGCTGATCCGGCTATTCGCCCGGTCCGCCTGAACGAAGATGAAGAGTGGTTCGTCATGTTCGCTCATCCTCTGGCCTTCCGCGACCTGTCACAAGACCCTGTCATGCAACAGGCAAACCGTGATGCTCGGCCACGCGCTGTGATGGATAACCCCATCTTTACCGGCGGCTCTTTGGTTTGGGATGGCGTCATCATCCGTGAAATCCCGGAAATCCCAAGCATTGCTGGTGTTGGTGATTCTGGCATTGACGTTGCCACGTCCTTCCTGTGCGGCGCACAAGCAGTCGGCCTGGCATGGGCCAGCCGCCTGAAGTCTACGACCAACGTGCGTGACTACGGCTTCCGTAAAGGTGTCGGCGTGCAAGAAATGCGCGGTATCGAAAAGCTGCTGTTTGGTAAAGGCAATGGTGATCTCGATGACCTGGTCCAGCATGGTGTCGTGACTGTTTACACGGCCGGGGTTGCCGACCTGTAA
- a CDS encoding phage tail tube protein — MSSGAKVTSYLVKETVPGVTPGSGWQTLRVTGNTLTPTLNKEESEEITDSRIGQGSIVTSIDIGGDITGELSYGTFDELLAAAFYGEWKENKLSVGETRSTFSVAKAYRDVDVYALFKGAHVSTFALEVPEEGKATVTFTMSCLDYEDKETPFATNPAEPGQSPFMSSISVGDVKANGVSLAGQACVSGLTLNIDNQLQTQRCFGAERLGPGALIETAAAITGTVTLAWSQKAWELWKNQFKRTPIAISFPITDTLGNKYEIDLPAIEVDGDLPNGAKGDILKVELNFTVAKQTPVLTRSPAATTP; from the coding sequence ATGAGTTCTGGCGCTAAAGTTACTAGCTACCTGGTTAAAGAAACCGTTCCCGGTGTTACCCCCGGTTCGGGCTGGCAGACGCTGCGCGTCACCGGCAACACACTGACTCCAACTCTGAACAAAGAGGAGTCTGAAGAAATCACCGATTCGCGCATTGGTCAGGGTTCGATCGTGACCAGCATTGATATTGGTGGCGACATCACGGGCGAACTGTCCTACGGCACCTTTGACGAGCTGCTGGCCGCCGCCTTCTACGGTGAATGGAAAGAGAACAAGCTGAGCGTGGGCGAGACCCGCAGCACCTTCAGCGTGGCCAAAGCCTATCGCGACGTAGATGTCTACGCACTGTTCAAGGGTGCGCATGTCAGCACCTTTGCACTGGAAGTGCCCGAGGAGGGCAAAGCCACCGTGACCTTCACGATGTCTTGCCTGGATTACGAAGATAAGGAAACGCCTTTCGCAACCAATCCGGCCGAGCCAGGCCAAAGCCCTTTCATGTCCTCGATCAGCGTGGGCGATGTGAAGGCCAATGGCGTGTCCCTGGCTGGCCAGGCTTGCGTATCGGGCCTGACCCTGAACATCGACAACCAACTGCAGACTCAACGCTGCTTTGGTGCCGAGCGTTTGGGCCCCGGCGCCCTGATTGAGACTGCAGCAGCCATCACCGGTACGGTGACCCTGGCTTGGTCTCAGAAGGCTTGGGAGCTGTGGAAGAACCAGTTCAAACGCACCCCGATCGCCATTTCCTTCCCGATCACCGACACCCTGGGCAACAAGTACGAGATCGATCTGCCTGCCATTGAGGTAGATGGTGACCTGCCTAACGGTGCCAAGGGCGACATTCTGAAAGTGGAACTGAACTTCACCGTGGCCAAGCAAACTCCCGTGCTGACTCGCAGTCCTGCTGCGACTACGCCTTAA
- a CDS encoding replication protein P, with translation MSSISDFSNPWLLRHTKLEGISLMDHLYNRLNGIYPNKFRSNFRDKQAIEDWKQAWAEAFDEEGVSPTDVALGIKNCRRMFDWPPSLPEFLRACRPQLEPETAFFQAVRGMQARVRGEMGEWSHPAIYHAAISIGQFDLLNQAYTQLEQRWHKVLADQLAKGQWPEIPPLRLALASPQDREQGRREGQQRVRDLAQVIAGNNNKDPRVWANRILARPEERSLAVLKMAKAALGKE, from the coding sequence ATGTCATCGATATCTGATTTTTCCAACCCCTGGCTGCTGCGTCATACCAAGCTGGAAGGCATCAGCCTGATGGACCATTTGTACAACCGGCTCAATGGCATTTATCCCAACAAGTTCCGCTCCAACTTCCGAGACAAGCAAGCCATTGAGGACTGGAAGCAGGCTTGGGCCGAGGCCTTTGATGAAGAGGGCGTCTCGCCCACCGATGTGGCTCTGGGCATCAAGAATTGCCGCCGCATGTTTGATTGGCCACCCAGCTTGCCGGAGTTCTTGCGTGCGTGTCGCCCTCAGCTGGAACCGGAAACGGCCTTCTTTCAGGCTGTGCGTGGCATGCAGGCACGAGTGCGGGGAGAAATGGGCGAGTGGTCGCACCCGGCGATCTATCACGCGGCAATCAGTATCGGGCAGTTTGATTTGCTGAATCAGGCTTACACGCAACTGGAGCAGCGCTGGCACAAAGTTCTGGCTGATCAACTGGCCAAAGGCCAATGGCCAGAAATCCCGCCGCTCCGATTGGCACTGGCTTCGCCGCAAGACAGAGAGCAAGGGCGCCGGGAAGGGCAGCAGCGCGTGCGAGATCTGGCCCAGGTGATTGCAGGCAACAACAACAAGGACCCGCGAGTCTGGGCGAACCGGATCTTGGCACGTCCTGAAGAGCGTTCCCTGGCGGTGCTGAAGATGGCTAAAGCGGCCTTGGGCAAGGAGTAA
- a CDS encoding DUF1064 domain-containing protein, which yields MDLTTPLHQEVPRATTGTPAHRYKELQVLQQRGQIRQLVQQPSWSLVPRFFSHRVPACRICYIADFAYTDNSSGHRIVEAGRDTESLFQGIKRVLLTWMHGIIVHRA from the coding sequence ATGGATCTGACAACACCGCTTCATCAAGAAGTGCCCAGGGCTACTACCGGAACACCTGCCCACCGCTACAAGGAACTGCAGGTTTTGCAGCAGCGCGGCCAGATCAGGCAGTTGGTACAGCAGCCATCCTGGAGCCTGGTACCACGGTTTTTCAGCCACCGGGTACCTGCCTGCAGGATTTGCTACATCGCGGACTTTGCCTACACGGACAACAGCAGCGGCCATCGCATTGTGGAGGCAGGCCGCGATACAGAAAGCCTGTTCCAAGGCATCAAGCGTGTCTTGCTGACCTGGATGCACGGCATCATCGTCCATCGGGCTTGA
- a CDS encoding lysozyme: MDLKTKAGAGIVAAAIGLVAAWEGRSLIAYVDPVGIPTICDGYTHGVKLSDVATPERCDALTEQEVRKALAVVDRSVPQPLPDGVRVALASFVYNVGPGAYGSSTLLRKLRSGDLAGACNQLPRWVYAGGKKLRGLERRREAERQICLSDLQ, from the coding sequence GTGGATCTAAAAACTAAGGCTGGTGCTGGGATAGTTGCGGCCGCGATTGGTCTGGTTGCTGCCTGGGAGGGTCGGTCTTTAATTGCGTACGTGGACCCGGTGGGCATCCCGACTATCTGCGACGGCTATACCCATGGCGTGAAGCTGAGCGATGTGGCTACGCCAGAACGATGCGACGCTCTGACAGAGCAGGAGGTGCGCAAGGCCCTGGCAGTGGTAGACCGCTCTGTGCCACAGCCCTTGCCCGACGGCGTCCGTGTAGCGCTGGCCAGCTTCGTCTACAACGTGGGGCCTGGTGCTTACGGCAGCTCGACCCTGTTGCGCAAGCTGCGGTCTGGGGATTTGGCCGGGGCCTGCAATCAGCTACCCCGCTGGGTGTATGCCGGGGGCAAGAAGCTGCGCGGTCTTGAACGGCGGCGCGAAGCAGAGAGGCAAATATGTCTATCCGATCTGCAGTAA
- a CDS encoding DUF2514 family protein — protein sequence MSIRSAVTGAAVLAALFIGLQMYGSAQHKKGYDKAQAEYMIAAAHAEGRARQIEQQKQKEVEDVRAEYQKRVDAAAGAAVSARADLDGLRGKLTAANDRAAAQAARAGRALDENSRIAVELRNVVGMCAARYTELAGVADRYRGDLIALQGYAHSVVGSP from the coding sequence ATGTCTATCCGATCTGCAGTAACAGGGGCTGCTGTTCTTGCAGCCCTTTTTATTGGTCTGCAGATGTACGGCTCAGCCCAGCACAAGAAGGGCTACGACAAAGCCCAGGCCGAATACATGATTGCTGCCGCGCATGCAGAGGGCAGGGCGCGGCAGATCGAGCAACAGAAACAAAAGGAGGTTGAAGATGTTCGTGCCGAATACCAGAAGCGGGTCGATGCGGCGGCTGGTGCTGCTGTTTCTGCCCGTGCTGATCTTGACGGGCTGCGCGGCAAGCTCACGGCCGCCAATGATCGTGCCGCCGCCCAAGCTGCCAGAGCCGGACGCGCTCTGGATGAAAACTCCAGAATTGCCGTCGAGCTGCGCAACGTGGTCGGAATGTGCGCAGCACGATATACGGAGCTGGCAGGAGTCGCTGACCGCTACCGGGGCGATCTGATCGCGTTGCAGGGGTATGCTCATTCAGTTGTCGGCAGCCCGTAG